The genomic stretch CCCCCCGTCGGCCGCGCGAGGCCGGAGACGATGCGCAGCAACGAGGATTTGCCACAGCCGGAACGCCCGAGCAGGCCGACGATCTCGCCATCGTCGAGCCGCAGCGAGATATCGTCGAGAACGATCGGGCCTTTTTCGCCGGAAGAGCGGCCATAGGCCTGGAAGACATTGCGGAGCTCGAGCAGAGGCGCTTTCGTCGCGGACATGGCGGAACCCTTCAGGACAGGCGCAGGCGCCGTTCGACGAAGCCGAACAATTGGCGCCAGAAGAGACGGTTGAACAATATGACGACGACGCTCATCAGCGAGACGCCGAGCACGATCTTCGGATAGTCGCCGGCCGCGGTCGCTGCGGCGATATAGGCGCCTATGCCCTGCGCCTCGATCGTGTCGTCGCCCCATTTCACATATTCGGCGACGATGGAGGCGTTCCACGAGCCGCCCGAGGCAGTGAGCGCGCCGGTCACATAATAGGGGAAGATCGCCGGCAGAATGACGTTCTTCCACCAGGCGAAGCCGCGAATGCCGAAATTGGCGGAGACCTCGCGCAAATCGTTCGGAAAGGCCGAGGCGCCGGCGATGACGTTGAACAATATGTACCATTGCGTGCCGAAGATGATCAGCAGCGACAGCCATATGTCGGGATCGAGCCGGAAGGTGAGAATGCCGACGACCGCTATGGGGAAGAGGACATTCGCCGGAAAGGCCGCCAGAAATTGCGCCAGCGGCTGAATCTTCTCGGCGATGCGCGGACGCAGGCCTACCCAGACGCCGATCGGAACCCAGACCAGCGTGGCGAGCGCGATCAGCACGACGACACGGATCAGCGTGTAGAAGGTCAGCAGCAGCGCATGGCGAAGCTCGTCCAGGCTGACGGCGCTGCGCACGAACTCGACCACGAGATAGAGCGAATAGAAGAACACCGCGCCGATCGCCGCGAACCAGACGATATCGAAGAGGACGGACGCCCGCCGGCTCTGCGGCAGGCGCGGCGACGCGAAGGGCAAGGTCAGCTTCCACAGCGAGGCGCGGCGAAGCAGCGAGGCCGGCCAGGCCGCGGCGACGCGCAGCCAGCGCGTTCGCACGAAGAGATCGCGCACCCAGCTCTCGGCTTCGTCCTGCGAGGCGGAGAGCTCGACGCGAAACTTGCCCGAGAAGGCGACGATCGGGCGAAACAGCAATTGGTCATAAGCGAGAATGATGAGCGCCACCGCGACCACCGCCGCCACGACGCAATCGATGCGCTTGCTCTCGATCGCCAGCGCGAGATAGGAGCCGACGCCCGGCAGACGCACATTCACGTCGCCGACGGTGATCGCCTCCGAGGCGACGACGAAGAACCAGCCGCCGGACATGGACATCATCATGTTCCAGATGAGGCCCGGCATGGCGAAGGGCGCCTCGAGCTGCCAGAATTTCTGCCAGGGCGTGAGCCCGAAGCCCTTGGCCACCTCGTCGAGATCACGCGGCACGGTGCGCAGCGATTGGTGGAAGGAGAAGGCCATGTTCCAGGCCTGGCTCGTGAAAATCGCAAAAATGGCCGCGCCCTCCGCGCCCAAAGTCGAGCCGGGGAAGAGGCCGAGGAAAAAGGTCACGGTGAAGGAGAGGAAGCCCAGCACCGGCACCGACTGCAGCACATCGAGCAGCGGCACCAGAATCATCTCGGCGCGGCGGCTCTTGGCGGCCAGCGTCGCATAGACGAGCGTGAAGAGCAGCGAGAAGCCGATCGCCGCGAACATGCGCAGAGTGGTGCGCAGGCCGTAATAGGGCAGCGCCGAATAATCGAGCGATAATTGCGCCGTCTCCGGCGCCTCGAGCGGCAACGCCATGCCACGCCAGCCGAAAGCGGCGAGCGCGAAAACGCCGAGGACGAGCGCGAGGGCGACGAAATCCCAAAGATTGGGCAGAGTGCGGCGGCCGAGCGAGGTGAGCGCGACGAAATTATTGAGCATGAACGACCGGCTTTCGGCGAAGCGAGGCGCAGGGATGGCCGGCGGCTGGGGCTCCGGCGGGAGAGCATGTCGCACAGCCGGATACCGCCGTCATCTCCGCAGAGACGGGAAAAGCCATGCGCCGCCGTCCAATGGCCAAGCCTTATGACAATTGCGTGTCGCCGCCGGACGGGATCGCCGAAATACGGCCTCAGAAGCAATCGGGAAACAATCCGCGCGCTCAGCGCGCCCCCATTGGCGCGGCGCGGGAATCGCGGCGGGAATCGCCCTTGGGCAGCGAGCCGGTCGGCGCGAGATCGATGCGCGCGCTGTCGAGCCGGTCGAGCCGGTCGAGCCGCTGTTCTAGCCGCTCCAGCCGCGAGGCGCCCGCGTCGCGCGCCGTCTCCAGCGCGCGCAGCCGCGCCCCGGCGCGCAGCGCCTCCTCGTCATGGCGTAGCGATTCGATCAGCGCCCGCGTCGCCCGCGCCTCGTCCAGCAGGCGGGCGATCTCGCGACGCTGCTCGAGCCCGAAGGAGACTTCCGGCTTCCAGTCGAGCGCCTTGGCGAGAGTCTGGCCGTCTATGCTCTGCGCGGCCTGCAGCGCATTTTTGACGCCGGTGCGCGAGCCCAGAACAAAGCCGGCCGCCGCGCCCGCGCCGATGGAGGCGACGATGACGCCGAGAAGCCGAAAAAACCGGAGGCCATTGGGCCGCGAAGAGCGCGCCGCCGCCGTCGACATGAGAGACCTCCTGAGCGACGCCGAGGCGATGTCTCAGTGGCCCGAGTGTCCGCGCCCATG from Methylosinus sp. C49 encodes the following:
- a CDS encoding ABC transporter permease subunit; the protein is MLNNFVALTSLGRRTLPNLWDFVALALVLGVFALAAFGWRGMALPLEAPETAQLSLDYSALPYYGLRTTLRMFAAIGFSLLFTLVYATLAAKSRRAEMILVPLLDVLQSVPVLGFLSFTVTFFLGLFPGSTLGAEGAAIFAIFTSQAWNMAFSFHQSLRTVPRDLDEVAKGFGLTPWQKFWQLEAPFAMPGLIWNMMMSMSGGWFFVVASEAITVGDVNVRLPGVGSYLALAIESKRIDCVVAAVVAVALIILAYDQLLFRPIVAFSGKFRVELSASQDEAESWVRDLFVRTRWLRVAAAWPASLLRRASLWKLTLPFASPRLPQSRRASVLFDIVWFAAIGAVFFYSLYLVVEFVRSAVSLDELRHALLLTFYTLIRVVVLIALATLVWVPIGVWVGLRPRIAEKIQPLAQFLAAFPANVLFPIAVVGILTFRLDPDIWLSLLIIFGTQWYILFNVIAGASAFPNDLREVSANFGIRGFAWWKNVILPAIFPYYVTGALTASGGSWNASIVAEYVKWGDDTIEAQGIGAYIAAATAAGDYPKIVLGVSLMSVVVILFNRLFWRQLFGFVERRLRLS